In Hwangdonia lutea, a single window of DNA contains:
- a CDS encoding FecR family protein: MNREELISKWLDNNLNPQELEAFKNLEDYDDLVKLNTSLQAFKAKDFNTSAELENVLSKIKSTKKQTTNWLKPLMRVAAILAVCFSLYYYTTTLDTTITTEFAQKTTIELPDASSVSLNAKSVLAFNKKDWKEVREVELNGEAFFKVAKGSKFHVITKSGTVTVYGTQFNVKQRDNYFEVICYEGMVGVTYNAQEKKLNPGDRFLIIDGKQIAKEKESRTTPSWLNNESQFKSLPFKEVIAEFERQYNVTFDVKDIDTNQLFTGGFPHDSLDIAIKNITLPLQLTHSKTNNTITLKRE, translated from the coding sequence ATGAACAGAGAAGAACTCATATCGAAATGGTTAGATAACAACCTAAATCCACAAGAACTTGAAGCGTTTAAAAACCTTGAAGATTATGATGATTTAGTAAAGTTAAACACCAGCCTGCAAGCTTTTAAGGCTAAAGATTTTAATACCTCGGCTGAATTAGAAAACGTATTGTCTAAAATTAAAAGCACTAAAAAGCAAACAACAAACTGGTTAAAACCATTAATGCGTGTTGCTGCGATACTTGCCGTTTGTTTTAGTTTATACTATTACACCACCACTTTAGACACGACGATTACTACCGAATTTGCCCAAAAAACAACTATAGAATTACCAGACGCTTCGAGTGTTTCGCTTAATGCCAAATCGGTGTTGGCTTTCAACAAAAAAGATTGGAAAGAAGTGCGCGAAGTCGAGCTTAATGGCGAAGCTTTTTTTAAAGTGGCCAAAGGTTCAAAATTTCATGTTATCACAAAATCAGGAACCGTTACGGTTTATGGTACTCAATTTAATGTAAAACAACGGGACAATTATTTTGAGGTTATTTGCTACGAAGGAATGGTTGGGGTTACGTACAACGCTCAAGAAAAAAAATTAAATCCGGGAGACCGTTTTTTAATTATCGATGGGAAACAAATTGCTAAAGAAAAAGAAAGCCGCACAACACCTTCGTGGTTAAATAACGAAAGTCAGTTTAAAAGCTTGCCTTTTAAAGAGGTTATTGCCGAATTTGAAAGACAATACAACGTTACTTTTGATGTAAAAGATATTGATACCAATCAATTATTTACTGGCGGTTTTCCGCACGATAGTTTAGATATCGCCATAAAAAACATTACCTTACCTTTACAATTAACACATAGTAAAACCAACAATACGATAACATTAAAGCGTGAGTAG
- a CDS encoding DUF3592 domain-containing protein produces MENLIGAIVFLIVGGGFIYAGIFVRNSNRRIQRNGIKAKAKIIDFVEERIRDVDGDSYLYHFPIVSFTNQNGIITTQKLDSSENPKKINEFVDIIYFRKDNEYEIMINNNFWKTFFPMIFIIGGIIFLAIGFVWLINKI; encoded by the coding sequence ATGGAAAATTTAATTGGTGCTATTGTTTTTTTAATTGTGGGTGGTGGGTTTATTTATGCTGGAATCTTTGTTCGAAATTCAAATCGTCGAATTCAAAGAAACGGAATTAAAGCTAAAGCTAAAATAATTGATTTTGTTGAAGAAAGAATAAGAGACGTAGATGGCGATTCTTATTTATATCATTTTCCAATTGTTAGTTTTACTAATCAGAATGGAATCATTACTACTCAAAAATTAGATTCGAGCGAAAACCCGAAAAAGATTAATGAATTCGTTGATATAATTTATTTCAGAAAAGACAATGAATATGAAATAATGATAAATAATAATTTCTGGAAAACATTTTTTCCGATGATTTTTATAATTGGTGGAATTATCTTTTTAGCAATTGGTTTTGTTTGGTTAATAAATAAAATATAA
- a CDS encoding RNA polymerase sigma factor — protein sequence MSKQLHENICEERIFSSIFNKHAKDLHNFLYYKFGELLNPKDKVQEAFMKLWQNCAKISPDKAKSFLFTTANNLMLNEAAHRKVVLKHQQTKPKTYTNENPEFLMQETEYNDKLQKALANLTEAQRVAFMMNRVEGKRFKEIAALLDISTKAVEKRIYGALKKLREEIKEL from the coding sequence ATGAGCAAACAACTACATGAAAATATTTGCGAAGAGCGTATTTTTTCATCTATTTTTAATAAACACGCCAAAGATTTACACAACTTTTTATATTATAAGTTTGGCGAATTGCTTAACCCAAAGGACAAAGTACAGGAAGCCTTTATGAAGTTATGGCAAAACTGCGCGAAGATCTCGCCCGATAAAGCCAAAAGTTTTTTGTTTACCACCGCCAATAATTTAATGTTGAATGAAGCGGCGCACCGAAAAGTGGTTTTAAAACACCAGCAAACGAAACCCAAAACATACACCAACGAAAATCCTGAATTTTTAATGCAGGAAACCGAGTATAACGATAAACTACAAAAAGCACTTGCAAATTTAACCGAAGCACAACGTGTTGCTTTTATGATGAATCGGGTTGAAGGTAAGCGTTTTAAAGAAATTGCAGCACTTTTGGATATTTCGACCAAAGCGGTTGAAAAACGTATTTATGGGGCTTTGAAAAAGTTAAGGGAGGAGATTAAAGAGTTATAA